CTAACTGAAGTACGTAGTTGTTTTGGCTTAGGTACAGAACTTtgtattttccattctgaaatttctgtatttccataCGAGGTTTCCTTGCCCCAGTCCTGCATATATGCTACATGCTTTATTGTTGGAGAaaattagccagactaggccgcggtgggaaaattctgagtcatgctgacaagggagaaaagaaagtcatgctgaccttgctctgtgcagataagcaactttgagaaagtacagtataagaaaaacaggatggaacccggaccacgtagcagtaaccgaaagtaggaggaatatgataatgtaatttttagagctaagccaatgattgtgagacaagtatgcataaggtagaacttagtgtataaatatgtgtagggttttacaataaagttgaagctggccttatcactcacattgagtcgactgcctgccttccctcgctcgtcgcacttTATAGCATCCTTTTTggtttccagctgctgctccaaaaaGGCATCGGTCTTCTGTAGATCTTGCAGAGTACTTGCCAGCCCATTAGAGATGATTTGGATACAATAGGGCATTCAGAATGCCACTAGACAGCAACATATACTTACCCGACTCAGGGCCTTCACTGTACCTTAGATGATAGGAGCAGGATTAGTCTAACCTAATTTGAGGGGTCTACAGTGTAGATACAGATACATGTAATGTATATCTTTACGTGTGTGCTGACGGTTTTGGTTGCGGTTGTATGAGCACAATCCAACTCACTACAATGAAGAGAGTCCAAATAGCTAAACAGCTGAGCAAATAAATGAACTGCCTACTGAAACTGCTTTCTGGACTCCTTTGTGTCTACTATTTGGGACTCCTTTAAGTGGAAGCCAGTAAGAATTGAGAACATCCCAAATGGCACTAGACTGCTATGTTTAGGCAGCTGAACTTAGtcttaaatatttacatattagGTGTTTAAATTGGGACAAATGAATCCTATATCTAACATAAacttaaatgtaaatatatgtacAAAACTCCATTTTGAAGCTGAGGTTTTAGTTGATAATTATTGTACATGACCGAGTACTTAAATCAGGCACACAGGTACTGAGCAGAGTTTCCATATGTCATTGTCATCAATGGAGATAGGTAGATCAGGCAACTTGAGAAACTGATTCAATCTATCTAAAAGAGATATTTCACACTATTGGAGGAATCATTTCAACATAATATTTGTACCGTAGTGTACTATTCAGAAAATACATAGCACGGCTATTCATAGACCTGAAGATTGTAAAAGTAACTCCAGTGTAGGAGAAACTACTTAATCCAAAACTGATTACCAGTTAAGGCTCTGGATTTAGATTTAGGGCAGTAAAGTCTTTTTCTAGTTTAGCCTTTGGTAAATGACTGCCATATCCTCtgcttcagggcttttttttgggggggtggggtggttttttttcctctgccctatAAAAATCAGTAGACACCAGCTGGTGTTATTTCATTGTTCAGTGTCTCAGACAAAATCTTAGACATTTTCAGAGTTTCTTGCTTCTACTCTGTATGGAATCACAGAGGAAACAATAGCATCCCTCCTTTTTCTGTGATTGCTTCCACTGGGAGGCTATCTATAATTTCTAGGTCAAATGTCATGAGACACTGAAGGTAAATAAAGTGGTCGACTTATCTGTGTTGGTGCATGCAACTGACACAACAGTCTACACATCATCTGTTCCCTATGATCATATTCTCCAGGATCAACTAAGGCGGTGGATTCCACTCTGAATTCCCACTACAGAAGGTTTagaacagctttgtttttaatagcacAGGCTGAGGCATTCTTATTTTTGAATGAACAATCTGAGTTAGCTACAAACAAACCAGACCCAGAACTATAATTAGCTTGCAATTATGCTGTATCTGGGATGCTATGTGTACCTTTGTATCTCAATAAGCTTTATGTGGATATAAGTCTTTTCAGAAGTAGCCATAGAAACCTCTAATGGGATCCTTCAAATgtgtttggaggttttttaaaTCAGATTGTATATATCCTTGTGGTACTTCGCATTTCCCTCACGTTTCATGGAATATACACAGTATAACTTTAGAAACGTATAGATGTAGAAACTAAAACATTGGCAATGTAAATGTCTATCTATAAGCTCATAACCTAACATTTCTTTATACTGGATGGACAATATGATAGCATGATTCATCTGGCTTATTTTAGACCTGTGTCTTAGATGAGATAGGACTGGTAGTGCCTATTTATCTCCatgaaatataaagtaaaaaCCATGCTTAcatttttacaatgaaaaattCTGGATTGAGTGGATGAATTTCACACAATTAATTTCTAGAAACCCAGCAACAAAGCATCTGAACTGCTACAGTGTTTTAAGTGGTGGTGTACCATATTGCTATGAATTTAAGCCTGTCTGGTTAGGTTTCATTGTATTAATTTATTGCAGGTGGATAAGGTTCATCTTTCCGCTACAGAATGGGTGGGAGGAATGAAACCAATGTCATGTATTTCGTTCTCCTGGGTTTTCCCACCACTGCTGAACTGCAGCTgctcctcttctctgctttacTTCTGGCTTATTTATTAACTGTGTTGAAAAACTTCCTTATCATTCTCATCATCTGAACTAACCACAGTCTGCAAAACcccatgtatttcttcctaaGAAATCTGTCTTTCTTAGAGATCTGGTATGTTTCTGTCATTAAGCTAAAGATTCTCATAGATTTCCTCTCTCAAGACAAACATATCTCATTCCAGGGGTGCATGACACAGTTGTATTTCTTTGTGACTTTTGTTTGTACTGAGTATATTCTGTTAGCTATTACAGCCTATGACCTTTTCTTGGCTATATGCAAACCTCTCTGATATTCACTCATCATGAATCATCAGTTCTGTGCTCAGCTGACAGCTGGCTGTTGGATGTGTGGTTTCATCACTTCTTCCATCAAGCTGAGCTTTATAGCCCAGCTCTCGTTTTGTGATGTAGACAAAATCATCACTATTTCTGTGATATTTCACCCCTACTGAATATCTCCTGCAGTAATTCCTCTTTGGCTGAGCTAGTGGACTTCATCTTTGCTCTGATCATCATCATGGTGCCTTTGTGTACTGTGGTCATCTCCTATATTTGCATCATATTCACTGTGTTGAAGATCCGTTCTTCTCAGGGGAGGCAAAAGGCCTTTTCCACCTGCAGCTCCCTCTTGACTGTAGTGATATTGTTCTACTCCACCACTCTTTTCACTTATGACCACGCTAAGGTCTACAGTGCTAACAAGTTGGTATCAGTCTGGTACACGATAATTGTGACACTTCTGAATCCTCTCATATATTGTCTTAGAAACAAAGAAGTCAGGTTTTCCCTGAGGAAGACCTTTACTGCACAAGACACACCTAAGAAGGGGCTTTGCTCACGAAGATCAATTGGCAGGGCTGGTGAACTAAAGTCAGGAGGTCCAGACTTTAATCCACGCTGAAGAGAAACTCTCCTATTCATCCACACAGTAACCATATTTATTGAACTAGACCTTGATAAATCTAAGTTTGATCTACATATATACTATGGTTTTGggttgggagggtttttttgcatgtttgttttcccACTATGATTATGTGCTGCCTACCTTTCTTAGAAGTCTTCAGCTGAATGACTGCTCCAGCTTTAAAGAGAAGGTTTGGCAATGCTAGAAACTGAATCCCAGAATTTTTTTGCCCTGAATAGATTACTAGGTCCAGAAAATATTGGGTGGGATTGTAAAAGGCATGTAAAATGCACATATCTACATCTGATTTATTTACCCCAAGATTCTGTTATTGTCCCTGGAAAGAAATAGGCAGTGGAAAAGGATGAGTAATCTTAACTTTCTTAGATACCTGATTTAGGATAAAATGAAACATCCTCTGAAGGAGACAACTtttctaatcatagaatcatagaatcatagaatcatacaggttggaaaagacctctaagatcatcgtgtccaaccgtcaacccaacaccaccatgcccactacaccatgtccctaagggcctcatctaaacgtcttttaaatacctccagggatggtgactccaccacttccctgggcagcctgttccaaggcctgaccactctttcagtaaaaaaatttttcctaatgttcaatctaaacctcccttggcacaacttgaggccatttcctcttgtcctatcgctagttacttgggagaagagaccaacacccacctcgctacaccctcctttcaggtagttgtagagtgcgatgaggtctcccctcagcctcctcttctccaggctaaacaaccccagttccctcagccgctcctcataagacttgtgctccaggcccttcac
The Calonectris borealis chromosome 22, bCalBor7.hap1.2, whole genome shotgun sequence genome window above contains:
- the LOC142091687 gene encoding LOW QUALITY PROTEIN: olfactory receptor 6Y1-like (The sequence of the model RefSeq protein was modified relative to this genomic sequence to represent the inferred CDS: inserted 1 base in 1 codon; substituted 2 bases at 2 genomic stop codons), with the translated sequence MGGRNETNVMYFVLLGFPTTAELQLLLFSALLLAYLLTVLKNFLIILIIXTNHSLQNPMYFFLRNLSFLEIWYVSVIKLKILIDFLSQDKHISFQGCMTQLYFFVTFVCTEYILLAITAYDLFLAICKPLXYSLIMNHQFCAQLTAGCWMCGFITSSIKLSFIAQLSFCDVDKIXHYFCDISPLLNISCSNSSLAELVDFIFALIIIMVPLCTVVISYICIIFTVLKIRSSQGRQKAFSTCSSLLTVVILFYSTTLFTYDHAKVYSANKLVSVWYTIIVTLLNPLIYCLRNKEVRFSLRKTFTAQDTPKKGLCSRRSIGRAGELKSGGPDFNPR